From a single Stigmatopora argus isolate UIUO_Sarg chromosome 4, RoL_Sarg_1.0, whole genome shotgun sequence genomic region:
- the snap91a gene encoding clathrin coat assembly protein AP180 isoform X10, giving the protein MSGQTLTDRIAAAQYGLTGSEVSRAVCKSTTHEQTPPKKKHLEYLIQASQDTSVNVPQMADTLIERAGNASWVVVFKALITTHHLMVHGNEKFLQFLSSRNTLFNLANFLDKTGSHGYDMSTFIRRYSRYLNEKSFAYRQMSFDFVRVKKGADGAMRIMTVEKLLKGMPILQGQIDALLDFDVHQPELTNGVINACFLLLFKDLIKLYACYNDGIINLLEKFFQMKRSQCKDGLEIYKRFLTRMTRVSEFFKLAEQVGIDKNDIPELTQAPESLLESLETHLNTLEGKKPSPTKDAMANNSSATTAPPTAPPKPAPPKPAPPATAGGPPARPGPPAKPPPPSVTPTAVAPTKTASNALDDGFLLDLDPMSSSSTGGPVAPSTTTGWGDLLADATPAASNNATEAKQEKNALASDAAAAPAATAVTAASLPAPTSLPVSASATSTVRDIDFFGDAFAPSPGDGSAGVAAGPATDAFGESDPFATTEGSADIAPGLDLFAMKPTDTGATAITPPTSNLPAVSRGPSPLPEPAPSGDIVTEPVPASDAAQVVSPTPTPAPVDDPVTEASSPPKEEPTPVIDLLDSFSDSVKDTQSSAPVEPGGDLLGDIMAPTLAPALAPAPMQNDLLESGFEALGSLPSPTPPVPAVPMLPATVEAAKTATAPSGSFDASMFDGLGDLLMPAVTPQSTGGSTTGSAAGNMGSTVTVENISAAPPATPPPTKTIAGDLDSSLANLVGDLGMKKKDPQSERKLTGGANWTPHVAPTSWTTPGAPMAGVAPGGPGATPPGGAMMPPMNAQSGFGMAAAGGPGAPMMQPMMSQPIMGQSMIRPPFAGMVGAAPGGGAVPGAPLSSAPASQSPKKPKDPLAELDLKDFL; this is encoded by the exons ACCTGATCCAGGCCTCGCAGGACACCAGCGTCAACGTCCCCCAGATGGCCGATACACTGATAGAAAGGGCAGGCAATGCCAGTTGGGTGGTGGTTTTCAAGGCACTGATTACTACACACCACCTTATGGTGCATGGCAACGAG AAATTTCTACAATTCCTTTCATCGAGGAACACTTTGTTCAACCTTGCCAACTTCCTGGACAAAACAGGCTCACATG GCTATGACATGTCCACCTTTATCAGGCGCTATAGCCGCTATCTCAATGAGAAGTCCTTCGCCTACAGACAGATGTCTTTTGATTTTGTCCGTGTCAAGAAAGG TGCTGATGGAGCAATGAGGATCATGACAGTAGAGAAGTTGCTGAAAGGAATGCCAATTCTGCAGGGTCAGATTGATGCACTGCTGGATTTTGAT GTACACCAACCAGAATTAACCAATGGCGTGATAAATGCCTGCTTTCTCCTACTGTTCAAAGATCTGATAAAGTTATACGCCTGCTATAATGATGGCATCATTAATCTATTAG AGAAATTTTTTCAGATGAAGAGAAGCCAGTGCAAAGATGGACTGGAGATATACAAAAGATTTCTGACTCGCATGACTCGCGTATCTGAATTTTTCAAACTTGCAGAG CAAGTGGGAATAGACAAAAACGACATACCTGAACTTACTCAG GCCCCAGAAAGTCTTTTGGAATCGCTGGAGACCCATCTCAACACTTTAGAAGGGAAGAAGCC GTCACCCACTAAG GATGCAATGGCCAACAACAGCTCAGCAACTACTGCCCCACCTACTGCACCGCCCAAGCCTGCACCACCCAAGCCTGCACCTCCCGCCACAGCTGGAGGACCCCCTGCTCGCCCTGGACCACCTGCCAAACCTCCACCCCCGTCTGTCACACCCACAGCTGTCGCCCCCACCAAAACTGCCAGCAA TGCCCTTGATGATGGCTTCCTGTTGGACCTTGATCCAATGTCATCTTCTTCAACTGGTGGACCAGTAGCACCTTCAACTACAACAGGATGGGGAG ATCTTTTGGCTGATG CAACTCCTGCTGCCAGTAACAATGCTACTGAAGCTAAACAAGAAAAGAACGCGCTTGCTTCTGATGCTGCCGCTGCACCTGCAGCCACCGCTGTTACTGCCGCTTCTTTGCCAGCACCGACTTCCCTGCCTGTCTCAGCTTCTGCCACCTCAACAGTTAGGGACATCGACTTTTTTGGAG ATGCATTTGCACCTTCCCCAGGAGATGGCTCTGCTGGAGTGGCTGCAGGTCCTGCTACTGATGCATTTGGTGAATCTG ACCCTTTTGCTACAACCGAGGGGAGTGCGGATATTGCTCCAGGGCTGGACCTGTTTGCTATGAAACCCACTGACACGGGTGCCACCGCCATCACCCCGCCTACCTCTA ACCTACCTGCTGTTTCACGCGGCCCTTCTCCTTTGCCTGAGCCGGCTCCATCTGGAGACATTGTCACTG AACCTGTTCCAGCTTCAGATGCAGCTCAGGTTGTTTCTCCAACACCAACACCTGCTCCTGTTGATGATCCTGTCACTGAGGCCTCCTCTCCACCCAAAGAGGAGCCAACCCCAGTCATTGACCTGCTAG ACTCCTTCAGTGACTCTGTGAAGGACACGCAGAGCTCTGCACCTGTGGAACCTGGTGGAGACCTGTTGGGAG ACATCATGGCTCCCACCCTGGCCCCGGCCTTGGCCCCGGCTCCAATGCAGAATGATCTTCTTGAGTCAGGATTTGAAGCACTTGGTTCACTTCCCTCTCCGACTCCCCCTGTGCCAGCCGTGCCAATGTTACCAGCTACAGTTGAAGCCGCAAAGACCGCAACGGCGCCATCTGGTAGCTTTGATGCTTCAA TGTTTGATGGATTAGGTGATTTGCTGATGCCCGCAGTAACGCCGCAGAGCACCGGGGGAAGTACAACAGGAAGTGCAGCAGGGAACATGGGCAGCACTGTGACAGTTGAAAACATTTCAGCTGCTCCGCCTGCAACCCCACCACCTACCAAAACCATTGCGGGGGATCTTGACTCTTCATTGGCGAACCTGGTTGGAG ACCTAGGTATGAAGAAAAA GGACCCACAGAGTGAGAGGAAGTTGACTGGAGGTGCCAATTGGACCCCTCATGTGGCACCCACAAGCTGGACCACACCAGGAGCCCCCATG GCTGGTGTGGCTCCTGGGGGACCTGGAGCAACACCTCCGGGTGGAGCAATGATGCCACCTATGAATGCACAGTCTGGTTTTGGTATG GCTGCTGCAGGAGGGCCAGGAGCTCCCATGATGCAGCCCATGATGAGTCAACCAATAATGGGTCAATCCATGATAAGACCTCCCTTTGCTGGTATGGTCGGAGCTGCACCTGGAGGAGGAGCCGTGCCCGGAGCTCCG CTTTCTTCTGCACCCGCAAGCCAGAGTCCCAAAAAGCCCAAGGATCCTCTGGCGGAGCTTGACCTTAAGGACTTCTTATAA
- the snap91a gene encoding clathrin coat assembly protein AP180 isoform X15: MSGQTLTDRIAAAQYGLTGSEVSRAVCKSTTHEQTPPKKKHLEYLIQASQDTSVNVPQMADTLIERAGNASWVVVFKALITTHHLMVHGNEKFLQFLSSRNTLFNLANFLDKTGSHGYDMSTFIRRYSRYLNEKSFAYRQMSFDFVRVKKGADGAMRIMTVEKLLKGMPILQGQIDALLDFDVHQPELTNGVINACFLLLFKDLIKLYACYNDGIINLLEKFFQMKRSQCKDGLEIYKRFLTRMTRVSEFFKLAEQVGIDKNDIPELTQAPESLLESLETHLNTLEGKKPSPTKDAMANNSSATTAPPTAPPKPAPPKPAPPATAGGPPARPGPPAKPPPPSVTPTAVAPTKTASNALDDGFLLDLDPMSSSSTGGPVAPSTTTGWGDLLADATPAASNNATEAKQEKNALASDAAAAPAATAVTAASLPAPTSLPVSASATSTVRDIDFFGDAFAPSPGDGSAGVAAGPATDAFGESDPFATTEGSADIAPGLDLFAMKPTDTGATAITPPTSNVLDAMPEQSPTTESKAATTPNIDLFGSDLPAVSRGPSPLPEPAPSGDIVTEPVPASDAAQVVSPTPTPAPVDDPVTEASSPPKEEPTPVIDLLDSFSDSVKDTQSSAPVEPGGDLLGDIMAPTLAPALAPAPMQNDLLESGFEALGSLPSPTPPVPAVPMLPATVEAAKTATAPSGSFDASSDLLMPAVTPQSTGGSTTGSAAGNMGSTVTVENISAAPPATPPPTKTIAGDLDSSLANLVGDLGMKKKDPQSERKLTGGANWTPHVAPTSWTTPGAPMAGVAPGGPGATPPGGAMMPPMNAQSGFGMAAAGGPGAPMMQPMMSQPIMGQSMIRPPFAGMVGAAPGGGAVPGAPLSSAPASQSPKKPKDPLAELDLKDFL, encoded by the exons ACCTGATCCAGGCCTCGCAGGACACCAGCGTCAACGTCCCCCAGATGGCCGATACACTGATAGAAAGGGCAGGCAATGCCAGTTGGGTGGTGGTTTTCAAGGCACTGATTACTACACACCACCTTATGGTGCATGGCAACGAG AAATTTCTACAATTCCTTTCATCGAGGAACACTTTGTTCAACCTTGCCAACTTCCTGGACAAAACAGGCTCACATG GCTATGACATGTCCACCTTTATCAGGCGCTATAGCCGCTATCTCAATGAGAAGTCCTTCGCCTACAGACAGATGTCTTTTGATTTTGTCCGTGTCAAGAAAGG TGCTGATGGAGCAATGAGGATCATGACAGTAGAGAAGTTGCTGAAAGGAATGCCAATTCTGCAGGGTCAGATTGATGCACTGCTGGATTTTGAT GTACACCAACCAGAATTAACCAATGGCGTGATAAATGCCTGCTTTCTCCTACTGTTCAAAGATCTGATAAAGTTATACGCCTGCTATAATGATGGCATCATTAATCTATTAG AGAAATTTTTTCAGATGAAGAGAAGCCAGTGCAAAGATGGACTGGAGATATACAAAAGATTTCTGACTCGCATGACTCGCGTATCTGAATTTTTCAAACTTGCAGAG CAAGTGGGAATAGACAAAAACGACATACCTGAACTTACTCAG GCCCCAGAAAGTCTTTTGGAATCGCTGGAGACCCATCTCAACACTTTAGAAGGGAAGAAGCC GTCACCCACTAAG GATGCAATGGCCAACAACAGCTCAGCAACTACTGCCCCACCTACTGCACCGCCCAAGCCTGCACCACCCAAGCCTGCACCTCCCGCCACAGCTGGAGGACCCCCTGCTCGCCCTGGACCACCTGCCAAACCTCCACCCCCGTCTGTCACACCCACAGCTGTCGCCCCCACCAAAACTGCCAGCAA TGCCCTTGATGATGGCTTCCTGTTGGACCTTGATCCAATGTCATCTTCTTCAACTGGTGGACCAGTAGCACCTTCAACTACAACAGGATGGGGAG ATCTTTTGGCTGATG CAACTCCTGCTGCCAGTAACAATGCTACTGAAGCTAAACAAGAAAAGAACGCGCTTGCTTCTGATGCTGCCGCTGCACCTGCAGCCACCGCTGTTACTGCCGCTTCTTTGCCAGCACCGACTTCCCTGCCTGTCTCAGCTTCTGCCACCTCAACAGTTAGGGACATCGACTTTTTTGGAG ATGCATTTGCACCTTCCCCAGGAGATGGCTCTGCTGGAGTGGCTGCAGGTCCTGCTACTGATGCATTTGGTGAATCTG ACCCTTTTGCTACAACCGAGGGGAGTGCGGATATTGCTCCAGGGCTGGACCTGTTTGCTATGAAACCCACTGACACGGGTGCCACCGCCATCACCCCGCCTACCTCTA ATGTGCTTGATGCTATGCCTGAGCAAAGTCCCACCACCGAATCTAAAGCCGCCACCACTCCTAACATAGACCTTTTTGGTTCAG ACCTACCTGCTGTTTCACGCGGCCCTTCTCCTTTGCCTGAGCCGGCTCCATCTGGAGACATTGTCACTG AACCTGTTCCAGCTTCAGATGCAGCTCAGGTTGTTTCTCCAACACCAACACCTGCTCCTGTTGATGATCCTGTCACTGAGGCCTCCTCTCCACCCAAAGAGGAGCCAACCCCAGTCATTGACCTGCTAG ACTCCTTCAGTGACTCTGTGAAGGACACGCAGAGCTCTGCACCTGTGGAACCTGGTGGAGACCTGTTGGGAG ACATCATGGCTCCCACCCTGGCCCCGGCCTTGGCCCCGGCTCCAATGCAGAATGATCTTCTTGAGTCAGGATTTGAAGCACTTGGTTCACTTCCCTCTCCGACTCCCCCTGTGCCAGCCGTGCCAATGTTACCAGCTACAGTTGAAGCCGCAAAGACCGCAACGGCGCCATCTGGTAGCTTTGATGCTTCAA GTGATTTGCTGATGCCCGCAGTAACGCCGCAGAGCACCGGGGGAAGTACAACAGGAAGTGCAGCAGGGAACATGGGCAGCACTGTGACAGTTGAAAACATTTCAGCTGCTCCGCCTGCAACCCCACCACCTACCAAAACCATTGCGGGGGATCTTGACTCTTCATTGGCGAACCTGGTTGGAG ACCTAGGTATGAAGAAAAA GGACCCACAGAGTGAGAGGAAGTTGACTGGAGGTGCCAATTGGACCCCTCATGTGGCACCCACAAGCTGGACCACACCAGGAGCCCCCATG GCTGGTGTGGCTCCTGGGGGACCTGGAGCAACACCTCCGGGTGGAGCAATGATGCCACCTATGAATGCACAGTCTGGTTTTGGTATG GCTGCTGCAGGAGGGCCAGGAGCTCCCATGATGCAGCCCATGATGAGTCAACCAATAATGGGTCAATCCATGATAAGACCTCCCTTTGCTGGTATGGTCGGAGCTGCACCTGGAGGAGGAGCCGTGCCCGGAGCTCCG CTTTCTTCTGCACCCGCAAGCCAGAGTCCCAAAAAGCCCAAGGATCCTCTGGCGGAGCTTGACCTTAAGGACTTCTTATAA
- the snap91a gene encoding clathrin coat assembly protein AP180 isoform X9: MSGQTLTDRIAAAQYGLTGSEVSRAVCKSTTHEQTPPKKKHLEYLIQASQDTSVNVPQMADTLIERAGNASWVVVFKALITTHHLMVHGNEKFLQFLSSRNTLFNLANFLDKTGSHGYDMSTFIRRYSRYLNEKSFAYRQMSFDFVRVKKGADGAMRIMTVEKLLKGMPILQGQIDALLDFDVHQPELTNGVINACFLLLFKDLIKLYACYNDGIINLLEKFFQMKRSQCKDGLEIYKRFLTRMTRVSEFFKLAEQVGIDKNDIPELTQAPESLLESLETHLNTLEGKKPSPTKDAMANNSSATTAPPTAPPKPAPPKPAPPATAGGPPARPGPPAKPPPPSVTPTAVAPTKTASNALDDGFLLDLDPMSSSSTGGPVAPSTTTGWGDLLADATPAASNNATEAKQEKNALASDAAAAPAATAVTAASLPAPTSLPVSASATSTVRDIDFFGDAFAPSPGDGSAGVAAGPATDAFGESDPFATTEGSADIAPGLDLFAMKPTDTGATAITPPTSNVLDAMPEQSPTTESKAATTPNIDLFGSEPVPASDAAQVVSPTPTPAPVDDPVTEASSPPKEEPTPVIDLLDSFSDSVKDTQSSAPVEPGGDLLGDIMAPTLAPALAPAPMQNDLLESGFEALGSLPSPTPPVPAVPMLPATVEAAKTATAPSGSFDASMFDGLGDLLMPAVTPQSTGGSTTGSAAGNMGSTVTVENISAAPPATPPPTKTIAGDLDSSLANLVGDLGMKKKDPQSERKLTGGANWTPHVAPTSWTTPGAPMAGVAPGGPGATPPGGAMMPPMNAQSGFGMAAAGGPGAPMMQPMMSQPIMGQSMIRPPFAGMVGAAPGGGAVPGAPLSSAPASQSPKKPKDPLAELDLKDFL, translated from the exons ACCTGATCCAGGCCTCGCAGGACACCAGCGTCAACGTCCCCCAGATGGCCGATACACTGATAGAAAGGGCAGGCAATGCCAGTTGGGTGGTGGTTTTCAAGGCACTGATTACTACACACCACCTTATGGTGCATGGCAACGAG AAATTTCTACAATTCCTTTCATCGAGGAACACTTTGTTCAACCTTGCCAACTTCCTGGACAAAACAGGCTCACATG GCTATGACATGTCCACCTTTATCAGGCGCTATAGCCGCTATCTCAATGAGAAGTCCTTCGCCTACAGACAGATGTCTTTTGATTTTGTCCGTGTCAAGAAAGG TGCTGATGGAGCAATGAGGATCATGACAGTAGAGAAGTTGCTGAAAGGAATGCCAATTCTGCAGGGTCAGATTGATGCACTGCTGGATTTTGAT GTACACCAACCAGAATTAACCAATGGCGTGATAAATGCCTGCTTTCTCCTACTGTTCAAAGATCTGATAAAGTTATACGCCTGCTATAATGATGGCATCATTAATCTATTAG AGAAATTTTTTCAGATGAAGAGAAGCCAGTGCAAAGATGGACTGGAGATATACAAAAGATTTCTGACTCGCATGACTCGCGTATCTGAATTTTTCAAACTTGCAGAG CAAGTGGGAATAGACAAAAACGACATACCTGAACTTACTCAG GCCCCAGAAAGTCTTTTGGAATCGCTGGAGACCCATCTCAACACTTTAGAAGGGAAGAAGCC GTCACCCACTAAG GATGCAATGGCCAACAACAGCTCAGCAACTACTGCCCCACCTACTGCACCGCCCAAGCCTGCACCACCCAAGCCTGCACCTCCCGCCACAGCTGGAGGACCCCCTGCTCGCCCTGGACCACCTGCCAAACCTCCACCCCCGTCTGTCACACCCACAGCTGTCGCCCCCACCAAAACTGCCAGCAA TGCCCTTGATGATGGCTTCCTGTTGGACCTTGATCCAATGTCATCTTCTTCAACTGGTGGACCAGTAGCACCTTCAACTACAACAGGATGGGGAG ATCTTTTGGCTGATG CAACTCCTGCTGCCAGTAACAATGCTACTGAAGCTAAACAAGAAAAGAACGCGCTTGCTTCTGATGCTGCCGCTGCACCTGCAGCCACCGCTGTTACTGCCGCTTCTTTGCCAGCACCGACTTCCCTGCCTGTCTCAGCTTCTGCCACCTCAACAGTTAGGGACATCGACTTTTTTGGAG ATGCATTTGCACCTTCCCCAGGAGATGGCTCTGCTGGAGTGGCTGCAGGTCCTGCTACTGATGCATTTGGTGAATCTG ACCCTTTTGCTACAACCGAGGGGAGTGCGGATATTGCTCCAGGGCTGGACCTGTTTGCTATGAAACCCACTGACACGGGTGCCACCGCCATCACCCCGCCTACCTCTA ATGTGCTTGATGCTATGCCTGAGCAAAGTCCCACCACCGAATCTAAAGCCGCCACCACTCCTAACATAGACCTTTTTGGTTCAG AACCTGTTCCAGCTTCAGATGCAGCTCAGGTTGTTTCTCCAACACCAACACCTGCTCCTGTTGATGATCCTGTCACTGAGGCCTCCTCTCCACCCAAAGAGGAGCCAACCCCAGTCATTGACCTGCTAG ACTCCTTCAGTGACTCTGTGAAGGACACGCAGAGCTCTGCACCTGTGGAACCTGGTGGAGACCTGTTGGGAG ACATCATGGCTCCCACCCTGGCCCCGGCCTTGGCCCCGGCTCCAATGCAGAATGATCTTCTTGAGTCAGGATTTGAAGCACTTGGTTCACTTCCCTCTCCGACTCCCCCTGTGCCAGCCGTGCCAATGTTACCAGCTACAGTTGAAGCCGCAAAGACCGCAACGGCGCCATCTGGTAGCTTTGATGCTTCAA TGTTTGATGGATTAGGTGATTTGCTGATGCCCGCAGTAACGCCGCAGAGCACCGGGGGAAGTACAACAGGAAGTGCAGCAGGGAACATGGGCAGCACTGTGACAGTTGAAAACATTTCAGCTGCTCCGCCTGCAACCCCACCACCTACCAAAACCATTGCGGGGGATCTTGACTCTTCATTGGCGAACCTGGTTGGAG ACCTAGGTATGAAGAAAAA GGACCCACAGAGTGAGAGGAAGTTGACTGGAGGTGCCAATTGGACCCCTCATGTGGCACCCACAAGCTGGACCACACCAGGAGCCCCCATG GCTGGTGTGGCTCCTGGGGGACCTGGAGCAACACCTCCGGGTGGAGCAATGATGCCACCTATGAATGCACAGTCTGGTTTTGGTATG GCTGCTGCAGGAGGGCCAGGAGCTCCCATGATGCAGCCCATGATGAGTCAACCAATAATGGGTCAATCCATGATAAGACCTCCCTTTGCTGGTATGGTCGGAGCTGCACCTGGAGGAGGAGCCGTGCCCGGAGCTCCG CTTTCTTCTGCACCCGCAAGCCAGAGTCCCAAAAAGCCCAAGGATCCTCTGGCGGAGCTTGACCTTAAGGACTTCTTATAA
- the snap91a gene encoding clathrin coat assembly protein AP180 isoform X7, producing the protein MSGQTLTDRIAAAQYGLTGSEVSRAVCKSTTHEQTPPKKKHLEYLIQASQDTSVNVPQMADTLIERAGNASWVVVFKALITTHHLMVHGNEKFLQFLSSRNTLFNLANFLDKTGSHGYDMSTFIRRYSRYLNEKSFAYRQMSFDFVRVKKGADGAMRIMTVEKLLKGMPILQGQIDALLDFDVHQPELTNGVINACFLLLFKDLIKLYACYNDGIINLLEKFFQMKRSQCKDGLEIYKRFLTRMTRVSEFFKLAEQVGIDKNDIPELTQAPESLLESLETHLNTLEGKKPSPTKDAMANNSSATTAPPTAPPKPAPPKPAPPATAGGPPARPGPPAKPPPPSVTPTAVAPTKTASNALDDGFLLDLDPMSSSSTGGPVAPSTTTGWGDLLADATPAASNNATEAKQEKNALASDAAAAPAATAVTAASLPAPTSLPVSASATSTVRDIDFFGDAFAPSPGDGSAGVAAGPATDAFGESDPFATTEGSADIAPGLDLFAMKPTDTGATAITPPTSNVLDAMPEQSPTTESKAATTPNIDLFGSDLPAVSRGPSPLPEPAPSGDIVTEPVPASDAAQVVSPTPTPAPVDDPVTEASSPPKEEPTPVIDLLDSFSDSVKDTQSSAPVEPGGDLLGDIMAPTLAPALAPAPMQNDLLESGFEALGSLPSPTPPVPAVPMLPATVEAAKTATAPSGSFDASMFDGLGDLLMPAVTPQSTGGSTTGSAAGNMGSTVTVENISAAPPATPPPTKTIAGDLDSSLANLVGDLGMKKKDPQSERKLTGGANWTPHVAPTSWTTPGAPMAGVAPGGPGATPPGGAMMPPMNAQSGFGMAAAGGPGAPMMQPMMSQPIMGQSMIRPPFAGMVGAAPGGGAVPGAPLSSAPASQSPKKPKDPLAELDLKDFL; encoded by the exons ACCTGATCCAGGCCTCGCAGGACACCAGCGTCAACGTCCCCCAGATGGCCGATACACTGATAGAAAGGGCAGGCAATGCCAGTTGGGTGGTGGTTTTCAAGGCACTGATTACTACACACCACCTTATGGTGCATGGCAACGAG AAATTTCTACAATTCCTTTCATCGAGGAACACTTTGTTCAACCTTGCCAACTTCCTGGACAAAACAGGCTCACATG GCTATGACATGTCCACCTTTATCAGGCGCTATAGCCGCTATCTCAATGAGAAGTCCTTCGCCTACAGACAGATGTCTTTTGATTTTGTCCGTGTCAAGAAAGG TGCTGATGGAGCAATGAGGATCATGACAGTAGAGAAGTTGCTGAAAGGAATGCCAATTCTGCAGGGTCAGATTGATGCACTGCTGGATTTTGAT GTACACCAACCAGAATTAACCAATGGCGTGATAAATGCCTGCTTTCTCCTACTGTTCAAAGATCTGATAAAGTTATACGCCTGCTATAATGATGGCATCATTAATCTATTAG AGAAATTTTTTCAGATGAAGAGAAGCCAGTGCAAAGATGGACTGGAGATATACAAAAGATTTCTGACTCGCATGACTCGCGTATCTGAATTTTTCAAACTTGCAGAG CAAGTGGGAATAGACAAAAACGACATACCTGAACTTACTCAG GCCCCAGAAAGTCTTTTGGAATCGCTGGAGACCCATCTCAACACTTTAGAAGGGAAGAAGCC GTCACCCACTAAG GATGCAATGGCCAACAACAGCTCAGCAACTACTGCCCCACCTACTGCACCGCCCAAGCCTGCACCACCCAAGCCTGCACCTCCCGCCACAGCTGGAGGACCCCCTGCTCGCCCTGGACCACCTGCCAAACCTCCACCCCCGTCTGTCACACCCACAGCTGTCGCCCCCACCAAAACTGCCAGCAA TGCCCTTGATGATGGCTTCCTGTTGGACCTTGATCCAATGTCATCTTCTTCAACTGGTGGACCAGTAGCACCTTCAACTACAACAGGATGGGGAG ATCTTTTGGCTGATG CAACTCCTGCTGCCAGTAACAATGCTACTGAAGCTAAACAAGAAAAGAACGCGCTTGCTTCTGATGCTGCCGCTGCACCTGCAGCCACCGCTGTTACTGCCGCTTCTTTGCCAGCACCGACTTCCCTGCCTGTCTCAGCTTCTGCCACCTCAACAGTTAGGGACATCGACTTTTTTGGAG ATGCATTTGCACCTTCCCCAGGAGATGGCTCTGCTGGAGTGGCTGCAGGTCCTGCTACTGATGCATTTGGTGAATCTG ACCCTTTTGCTACAACCGAGGGGAGTGCGGATATTGCTCCAGGGCTGGACCTGTTTGCTATGAAACCCACTGACACGGGTGCCACCGCCATCACCCCGCCTACCTCTA ATGTGCTTGATGCTATGCCTGAGCAAAGTCCCACCACCGAATCTAAAGCCGCCACCACTCCTAACATAGACCTTTTTGGTTCAG ACCTACCTGCTGTTTCACGCGGCCCTTCTCCTTTGCCTGAGCCGGCTCCATCTGGAGACATTGTCACTG AACCTGTTCCAGCTTCAGATGCAGCTCAGGTTGTTTCTCCAACACCAACACCTGCTCCTGTTGATGATCCTGTCACTGAGGCCTCCTCTCCACCCAAAGAGGAGCCAACCCCAGTCATTGACCTGCTAG ACTCCTTCAGTGACTCTGTGAAGGACACGCAGAGCTCTGCACCTGTGGAACCTGGTGGAGACCTGTTGGGAG ACATCATGGCTCCCACCCTGGCCCCGGCCTTGGCCCCGGCTCCAATGCAGAATGATCTTCTTGAGTCAGGATTTGAAGCACTTGGTTCACTTCCCTCTCCGACTCCCCCTGTGCCAGCCGTGCCAATGTTACCAGCTACAGTTGAAGCCGCAAAGACCGCAACGGCGCCATCTGGTAGCTTTGATGCTTCAA TGTTTGATGGATTAGGTGATTTGCTGATGCCCGCAGTAACGCCGCAGAGCACCGGGGGAAGTACAACAGGAAGTGCAGCAGGGAACATGGGCAGCACTGTGACAGTTGAAAACATTTCAGCTGCTCCGCCTGCAACCCCACCACCTACCAAAACCATTGCGGGGGATCTTGACTCTTCATTGGCGAACCTGGTTGGAG ACCTAGGTATGAAGAAAAA GGACCCACAGAGTGAGAGGAAGTTGACTGGAGGTGCCAATTGGACCCCTCATGTGGCACCCACAAGCTGGACCACACCAGGAGCCCCCATG GCTGGTGTGGCTCCTGGGGGACCTGGAGCAACACCTCCGGGTGGAGCAATGATGCCACCTATGAATGCACAGTCTGGTTTTGGTATG GCTGCTGCAGGAGGGCCAGGAGCTCCCATGATGCAGCCCATGATGAGTCAACCAATAATGGGTCAATCCATGATAAGACCTCCCTTTGCTGGTATGGTCGGAGCTGCACCTGGAGGAGGAGCCGTGCCCGGAGCTCCG CTTTCTTCTGCACCCGCAAGCCAGAGTCCCAAAAAGCCCAAGGATCCTCTGGCGGAGCTTGACCTTAAGGACTTCTTATAA